The following coding sequences lie in one Manis javanica isolate MJ-LG chromosome X, MJ_LKY, whole genome shotgun sequence genomic window:
- the ZBED1 gene encoding E3 SUMO-protein ligase ZBED1: MDSKGLDASPTDLKLVAHPRAKSKVWKYFGFDTDAEGCILQWKRIYCRICMAQIAYSGNTSNLSYHLEKNHPEEFCEFVKSNTEQMREAFATAFSKLKPESSQQAAQDPLAAKAGHGQESKRQQELTAAVISLICEGLYPASIVDEPTFKALLKTADPRYELPGRTFFCSKAIPEKYGAVREVVLKELSDASWCGISTDTWHSESQNRAYVTLAAHFLAGGAAHCLSVGSRCLKTFEVPEENTAETVTRVLYEAFVEWGISAKVSGATSDCGKDVVKACSLLDISVQMPCLGHTFNAGIQQALQLPKLGGLVARCRRLVEYFQQSAVATYMLYAKQKQHNVAHCMLVSDRVSWWGNTLAMLQRLREQQFVIAGVLVEDSNNHHLMLEASEWSTIEGLVELLQPFKQVADVLSASKYPTISMVKPLLHMLLNTTLNVKETDSKEISIVKEVIAKELIKTYQETPEIDMFLNVATFLDPRYKRLPFLSAFERQQVENRVVEEAKGLLDKMKDGSYRPPEDKIYTPPEEPPAKKPGLASTPPPTSVINSMLAEIFCQTGGVDDQEEWHAQVVEELSNFKSQKVLGLGEDPLKWWSDRLALFPVLPRVLQKYWCVAPTRVFPERLFSSSANVVSAKRNRLAPAHVDEQIFLYENLRGGAEAEPVDEDEGEWGLYHEPGFPLGEAVHGAFFGVRDGGFM, from the coding sequence ATGGACAGCAAAGGCCTGGACGCCTCCCCGACGGACCTCAAGCTAGTGGCCCACCCGCGCGCCAAGAGTAAAGTGTGGAAGTACTTCGGCTTCGACACTGACGCGGAGGGATGCATCCTGCAATGGAAGAGGATTTACTGTCGCATCTGCATGGCGCAGATCGCCTACTCCGGGAACACCTCCAACCTGTCCTACCACCTGGAGAAGAACCACCCGGAGGAGTTCTGTGAGTTCGTCAAGAGCAACACGGAGCAGATGCGCGAGGCCTTCGCCACCGCCTTCTCCAAGCTGAAGCCCGAGTCCTCGCAGCAGGCTGCGCAGGACCCGCTGGCCGCCAAGGCCGGCCACGGGCAGGAGAGCAAGAGACAGCAGGAGCTCACGGCCGCCGTCATCAGCCTCATCTGCGAGGGGCTGTACCCCGCCTCCATCGTGGACGAGCCCACCTTCAAGGCGCTGCTGAAGACAGCCGACCCCAGGTACGAGCTGCCCGGCCGCACGTTCTTCTGCAGCAAGGCCATCCCCGAGAAGTATGGCGCGGTGCGCGAGGTGGTCCTCAAGGAGCTCTCGGACGCCTCATGGTGCGGCATCTCCACGGACACGTGGCACAGCGAGAGCCAGAACAGGGCCTATGTCACGCTGGCCGCGCACTTTCTGGCCGGTGGCGCGGCCCACTGCCTGTCCGTGGGCTCCCGCTGCCTGAAGACGTTCGAGGTGCCCGAGGAGAACACGGCGGAGACCGTCACCCGGGTGCTGTACGAGGCCTTCGTCGAGTGGGGCATCAGCGCCAAGGTGTCCGGGGCCACCTCGGACTGCGGGAAGGACGTGGTGAAGGCCTGCTCCCTGCTGGACATCTCCGTGCAAATGCCCTGCCTCGGGCACACGTTCAACGCGGGCATCCAGCAGGCCCTGCAGCTGCCCAAGCTGGGCGGACTGGTGGCCCGCTGCCGCAGGCTGGTGGAGTACTTCCAGCAGTCCGCCGTGGCCACGTACATGCTCTACGCGAAGCAGAAACAGCACAACGTGGCCCACTGCATGCTCGTGAGCGACCGCGTGTCCTGGTGGGGGAACACGCTCGCCATGCTGCAACGTCTCAGGGAGCAGCAGTTCGTCATCGCCGGCGTGCTCGTGGAGGACAGCAACAACCACCACCTGATGCTGGAGGCCAGTGAATGGAGCACCATTGAGGGGCTGGTGGAGCTCCTGCAGCCCTTCAAGCAGGTGGCCGACGTGCTGTCCGCCTCCAAGTACCCAACCATCAGCATGGTGAAGCCCTTGCTGCACATGCTTCTCAACACCACCCTGAACGTCAAGGAGACAGACTCCAAAGAGATCAGCATAGTCAAGGAGGTGATTGCCAAGGAGCTCATCAAGACTTACCAGGAGACCCCCGAGATCGACATGTTCCTCAACGTGGCCACCTTCCTGGACCCCCGCTACAAGCGGCTGCCGTTCCTGTCCGCGTTCGAGAGGCAGCAGGTGGAGAACAGGGTGGTGGAGGAGGCCAAGGGCCTCCTGGACAAGATGAAGGACGGCAGCTACCGGCCACCCGAGGACAAGATCTACACGCCGCCCGAGGAGCCCCCGGCGAAGAAGCCGGGGCTGGCGTCCACGCCGCCGCCCACCAGCGTCATCAACAGCATGCTGGCTGAGATCTTCTGCCAGACGGGCGGCGTGGACGACCAGGAGGAGTGGCACGCTCAGGTGGTGGAGGAGCTGAGCAACTTCAAGTCCCAGAAGGTGCTGGGACTCGGCGAGGACCCGCTCAAGTGGTGGTCCGACCGCCTGGCTCTGTTCCCCGTGCTGCCCCGGGTCCTGCAGAAGTACTGGTGCGTGGCGCCCACCCGCGTCTTCCCCGAGCGCCTCTTCAGCTCCTCGGCCAACGTGGTCAGTGCCAAGCGGAACCGGCTGGCCCCGGCGCATGTGGACGAACAGATCTTCTTGTATGAGAACTTGCGCGGCGGCGCCGAGGCCGAGCCAGTGGATGAAGATGAGGGGGAATGGGGCCTGTACCACGAGCCGGGCTTCCctctgggggaggctgtgcacgGCGCCTTCTTCGGGGTCCGGGATGGCGGATTCATGTAG